From Alloacidobacterium dinghuense:
CAATGCCAATGGAGAAATGGTCGGCCATGGAGAAGTGTGGTTCACAGAACTCGGAGATGGCTCGGTGAAAATCATTACCGTGAACACTTCTTCAGGAATGTAGCCGCTACAGTTACGTTTTCGCTTCCAACTTCGCCAGAAAATGCCCAAGCTCTGCCGGCAGTGACGCAGACAACTCCAGCAATTTACCGGTACGCGGATGCGCAAATGCAAGCTCTGCCGCGTGAAGGAAATTGCGGTCGAGCGCAATTGCGTCTTCACCTGATGAGGGTCGTTTATTCTTCGCCGGAACACCGATTTGCGCTGGCGCACCGTAGAGCGTGTCGCCAACCACGGGATGTCCAATGGAAGCCATGTGCACGCGAATCTGATGGGTGCGGCCTGTCTCAATGCGCACGCGCACCAGCGTGAAGGGACCGAACTTTGAATCGATACGCTTCACAGCTTCATAGTGTGAAATCGCCATGCGACCGCCGGTAGCGCGGCGTGTGGTCATGCGCGTTCGCCGGATCGCGTCGCGGCTGATTGCTGCATTGATCGTTCCCGCATCCTGCTTCAATGAGCCATGCACCAGCGCGATGTAGGTCTTGCGCATCTGACGGCGCGAGAACATCTCTGCCAGCTTCAGATGCGCCGCGTCGTTTCGTGCGATGATGATGAGCCCGCTCGTCTGCTTATCGAGCCGATGCACGATACCGGGACGCAGTTCGCCGCCGGTCGACGAAAGCTGCCGGTAATGATGCAGCAAGGCATTCACCAGCGTGCCGCGATTTCGCGCATCGTCTGTCGCGCCCGATCCGGCATGCACCATCATGCCCGCGGGTTTGTTCACGACGGAGAGATCGTCGTCCTCATATAGGATGTCCAGCGGAATCGCCTCGGCTACGGCTCGCAGCGGAGGCAGAACGGGCTCACCGTGCACCTCCACGACTTCACCACCGCGCAGTTTGAGCGAAGCCTTCCCCGGTTTGCCATCAACCACGACACTTCCCTGTGAGAGCAGCGTTTGCACGCGCGAGCGGCTCACACCTTCAAGCTGCGTTGCAAGCCACGCGTCCAGGCGTTTGCCCGTAGCTTCCGATGAAACAGAATAGGTGGCACTCTCCGGCATGATCTGACTGATTTTACAGGCTGCTATGGCTGCGGCTTGCCCGGGCCATCCAGTCCCGGAGGCCAGAATGGATAGTTCGGCGCTGCAGGCGGCATGGGCGGCGCGTCGGTTGGCAACCAGTTTTCATGAATCAACCAGTTGCGCAGCAGCAGCGGCCAGGTTGCCAGCTCGGGAATTGATCCGCACAAGCCGCAGCCGTGATCCGCATAGTCGTAGATGTGAAGCTCTACCGGAATATGGGCGCGTTCCAGAGCGCGATAAAGATCGAGACTGTTTTCGACCGGCACCGTAGGATCACCGGTTGTCGCGAAGAGGAAGGTCATCGGCGTCTGGGCGTTCACGCCGAGCTGGTTGGAAAACTTCTGCTGCATTTGCGCGTACGGCATTTCACCGAGCAGATTGTTCATTGAGCCGGTATGAGCAATCGGCGGCTGCATACTGACCACCGGATACGAGAGGATCATGAAATTCGGCCGCGCATCCGTCTGGTCGATGGAGTCAGATTTTTCCGGCAGCGGCGGAGCATCGTTGCCATGCACGCCCAGCGTCGAAGCAAGGTGCCCGCCCGCTGACGATCCCCACACGCCGATGCGGTTCGGGTCGATACCGTAATCGGCTGCGTGCGATCGCACATAGCGCATGCCGCGCATGCCGTCCTGAATCTCAACCGGATATTGATACGGTGCCACGCGGTAGTCGAGAACAAAGGCAGTTACACCCTGCGCATTCAACCAGCGCGCGTACTGGATTCCCTCGTGCCCCATCGATACGTGGGCATAACCACCGCCGGGAATTACCAGCACAGCGGTGGTCGTCGATTTGGTCTGCGGCGGGAACGCGTACAGGCGAGGCTTATCCGCCTCGGTATCGCCGCGCGCTCCGGGCGCGCCGTTT
This genomic window contains:
- a CDS encoding RluA family pseudouridine synthase yields the protein MPESATYSVSSEATGKRLDAWLATQLEGVSRSRVQTLLSQGSVVVDGKPGKASLKLRGGEVVEVHGEPVLPPLRAVAEAIPLDILYEDDDLSVVNKPAGMMVHAGSGATDDARNRGTLVNALLHHYRQLSSTGGELRPGIVHRLDKQTSGLIIIARNDAAHLKLAEMFSRRQMRKTYIALVHGSLKQDAGTINAAISRDAIRRTRMTTRRATGGRMAISHYEAVKRIDSKFGPFTLVRVRIETGRTHQIRVHMASIGHPVVGDTLYGAPAQIGVPAKNKRPSSGEDAIALDRNFLHAAELAFAHPRTGKLLELSASLPAELGHFLAKLEAKT
- a CDS encoding alpha/beta hydrolase produces the protein MEILKSLPPAIPLWPNGAPGARGDTEADKPRLYAFPPQTKSTTTAVLVIPGGGYAHVSMGHEGIQYARWLNAQGVTAFVLDYRVAPYQYPVEIQDGMRGMRYVRSHAADYGIDPNRIGVWGSSAGGHLASTLGVHGNDAPPLPEKSDSIDQTDARPNFMILSYPVVSMQPPIAHTGSMNNLLGEMPYAQMQQKFSNQLGVNAQTPMTFLFATTGDPTVPVENSLDLYRALERAHIPVELHIYDYADHGCGLCGSIPELATWPLLLRNWLIHENWLPTDAPPMPPAAPNYPFWPPGLDGPGKPQP